AATTCTTCTCATGTTTTGGTATCGTCTCTTCTGTTGTAAAGCTTTCCATGATTTGCTACCTCACCaagctataatatatatgtgtgtgtatgtatgtctctttatgtatacatatatgtatatatgtgtcatTTTGGAACTTTTTTATGTGCTTAGTGCAAGGATATTTAGACACTGAGATCCTGCTTAGATGCCTCATTGGGGCATGGGACTCACCCTAAGCTTTGAATGCTTTTGTAATGAACACGATCTAGCCATGGAGCTAGCATCTGATAGCTGATGATTACTTTAGGTAAATTCAAAGAGGTTTACTGCCAGAAGTTGGGTCAACATTTGAAGATTATTTTTAGGTTATATTAACTTGCAAAGTTCATTTATTAGAGGGTGGTCAATCAATCAtccaacaaacacttattaagtacttaccatgtgccaggtaaTGTTATACAATGATATACACAGACCAAAGTAAAAACAGTCCcctccctcaaggaatttacattctaatgggggagatagcaTGTATAGAGGAAATAAGTATATACAAGATACACAGAGGGGAAGACAGCTATAGGCTCTAGTATCGATTAACATCCGTTTTGCTCTTGAAGTAAAGCATTTTGTGTCATCGATACTTGTGTACATGTCTCATcccctccattagattgtaagctccttgtgggTAGGGATTGTGTCTTATTCCTGTTTTTCTCCACACTCCTGCCCCCCCCTGCACATAGCAGAAACCATGTTTGCTGATTGAATTCGTTGTGTCTCTGGAGGGTCACAATCTGCAGGAGCTCCGGCGCAGTGCCTCCTTGGCCACCAAAGTCTTTGTCCAGCGAGATTACAGCGATGGGACCATTTGCCAGTTCCAGACCAAATTCCCCCCTGAACTGGACAGCCGGGTAAGAAATTCTTGTCTCCAGTGCTTGGTCCAAGTCACAGTCAAGTCATTTATGGGAAAGTGAATTAACATGGAGCCCAAATATCCTCTTGCCCACTCATTATGGAAACCAGGTCTGTATTAGTCAGccgtcaatcaacaagcatttattaatatgcTGGTATGTTGAAGTTACCCAAAACATAAAAGACAGTACTTGAACTGTCTCATattctaatgaaagagacaataaacTATGTACAGTGAAGTCTTAATTAGGACAAATGATGAATCTTGCAAAGTGGTTGAATTATTCAAATGGCATTATCTGAAGTGATATGTAACATGTAATTGATTTCAGTCTACttttagaaatatgaaatgaaaatttcactGTACCTGGATTAATTGTTCACACTAACTGAGACCTAGTTTTATATACAAGAAATGGATAGTAGAAAAGAGTAACTTCAACAAGGAAACTTAGTTAGGGGTCCTCGAGCACGTACATGACCCATATAGACGGATTCTTGGACTCCAATTTCAGAGAGCTAGGCCAGGGACTGCAAAAAAGCTTGGGGATGGCTCAGCTGGGTTTGACTCTGGGTTCTGAATCACCCAGTTCCCATCACTTTACCTCTGGCCTATGGAATTAAGAAAGAACAACAACATCACACtagttctctttattttattttttaaaattttataattataactttttttgacaatacatatgcataggtaattttttttttttttacaacattatcccttgtacttccttctgttccgaatttttcccctccttccctccaccccctcccctagatggcaggcattcccatacatattaaatatcttatagtatatcctaggtacaatatatatatatgtgcagaaccgaattttgttgttgttattattgcaaaggaagaattgtattcataaggtaaaaataatctgggaagaaaaacaaaaaaacaaaaaatgctcacagtttacactcatttcccagtgttccttctctgggtgtagctggttctgtccatcattgatcaattggaattggattagctcttgtctatgttgaagatatccacttccatcagaatacatcctcatacagtattgttgttgaagtgtatagtgatctagttctgttcatttcactcagcatcagttgatgtaagtctctccaagcctctctgtatttctcctgttggtcatttcttacagaacaataattttccataatattcatataccataatttacccaaccattctccaatcgatggacatccattcatcttccagtttctagccactatgaaaagggctgccacaaacattttggcacatacaggtccctgcCCCTTCTTTACACTAGTTCTCTTTAACAGGTCAGGCAAATTCGGATGCTGGGCCATTGGGCAAACCTAGgcacacatacagacatataccAGTTTGCTTCAAGTTGCCTTCATTGCTTCCTGTCCTTGACCAACCCTTCTAGAAAAAACGCCAGCCATTCCTTGCCCCGGGGCCAGCCAGCAGGCAAATGCATGCCTTTGGGAGCCATTTAACCCTGGAGGACAGCAGTAATAAGGGCAGAGATGACTCTGTAGAAAAGATGGCACTTTTTCTACTTGTTTCCATCAGTTTGCATCTTCGGCAGAAACTGGGAGTCTCACAGCTCCTTACCTCCCCCCAGAGAGCTTTGGCTTCAGGCAGACAGACATCTGTGGTCGCTGAGCTTAGTGATCAGGGAAGCCCTGGCAGCTTGTAGGGGTGGCTTAGAGGGAGCCCTGGGGAAATGTAGGTGGGGCCAATGGAAATTCTGTAGCCTAATGATTTGTGAAAACTACCTGCAAGCCAGGTTTCTTTCTGTCCCCTTGCCATCTGGTCAGACGTCATCCCAACCCTTCAAAGCCTGGGTGTTTCTTACTTAACTACCTCTAGGGAAAGCCATTCCAGCCCTCCATTGACAGGCAAAGATGGTGTCTCATCCCATTTGCTTGAAGCAATTCCATTTCTAAGCCCCCCTTATGGGTCTAACTGCAGAGTTTCTTGTTTGCAAGCTTCCTTCCCTATATGGGGCCAGACACACATTCATGTACTGAATATGGATGTACCTGTCTCCTCCTTGCCAACCTAAGGTTGTAGTCTATAATCTCTGGAACCTGAAACTAGGCCTTCAATCTTGTTCTTCCCCCAGATTGAGCGGCAGCTGTTCGAGGAAACTGTGAAGACTCTCAACAACTTTTATGCTGAGGCTGAGAAGATTGGGGGGAGCTCCTACTTAGAGGGTTGTCTGGCCTGTGCTACAGCGTACTTTATCTTCCTCTGCATGGAGACCCATTATGAGAAGGTGGTTCCTCACCCAGACCCAGCCTTACCCTCAATCACAAtacctcttctcctttcccatccTGTGCtaccttccttttccccctcactCTCCTTCTTCCTGTTCCCCCTTCTTCTTGTCTGCACTCTTGACCACCCCGATAACCAACCAATGCTCTTTCTGCAGGTCCTTAAGAAGATTTCCCGATACATCCAAGAACAGAATGAGAAGATATTTGCTCCCCGAGGCCTCCTTCTCACAGATCCGGTAGAACGGGGAATGAGGGTTGTATCCTTTCTGATTTTAACTAAGTGGGTCTGAGATGGGTGGATTGGACAGCAGGCAGGTATCCATGTCTAAGTAATGGATGGAGAGCAGGGAGTTTGGAAACATTCCTGGATTGGTAGCTGGGGAAAGGAGGTTTGGTTTCGGATGATGAATTGATCCATAGGGGACAGGGAATAGaaaacttccttttccatttaaattCGACATTTTCTCAGCAGCTTACATCTTAGAGAATTGCCAAAAGCACTAAGATGTTACCAGTATGTATTATTCTTTTGAGgcagtggggttaagtgacttgttcagggtcacacagctagtgagtgtctgaggtcctcctaactccacgGCTGGTGTCCTATGTGCTGTGCCGCCTAACTGTTCCTATGTCTTAGAGGCAGAACTAGAACTCGGGTTTCAGGCTTCAAGACTAGATCTCTATCTGCTACATCAAGTTGCTTCTCAAGTTGATACCATGGAAATTTTTTGGACACATCTTGTAGAAGTAATTGTTGTATTGATTTACACTTAAAGCAAGAGGTGGAAGTCAGCTGAAATACATGTGGTAGCAGATCAGATCTGGCCTGGGCTAGATACAGTGCACCTGTCAAGACAGCTCAATTCCGGGAAGGGAAAGCTGAAGCCCAGTGGTTATACTACCCTATGGCAGGCTTTGGAAAGTCCAGTCCATAGAGGGCTGTTCCACATGGCAAGATGGACCCGGCCGGTGGTTGGTTGgtgaaagtcatttaattctctaggactcggtttcctcatttttaaatcaAGGAGCTGATGTCCTTCAAGGTTCCCTTTGGCTTTTTGATCCCGTAAAGTCAGAGCAGCCATTGGGCGTAAGAGTCACTTAAGCTTGTTGACCATTGAGTAACGCTATCTCGTGCCTGAAGGGAGGGTATGAGGAGCTCCCTCAGGGAGTCCACACCGGATGATAGCGTTAGGCCGGGTCCCTCCCATCAGCTCCCTCCTATACTCCTACTCCGAGTTCCTTAGCCA
The DNA window shown above is from Sminthopsis crassicaudata isolate SCR6 chromosome 2, ASM4859323v1, whole genome shotgun sequence and carries:
- the GOLGA7B gene encoding golgin subfamily A member 7B; protein product: MATEGHNLQELRRSASLATKVFVQRDYSDGTICQFQTKFPPELDSRIERQLFEETVKTLNNFYAEAEKIGGSSYLEGCLACATAYFIFLCMETHYEKVLKKISRYIQEQNEKIFAPRGLLLTDPVERGMRVIEISIYEDRCSSGSASSGSSSSSGSSSGGGGGAGGR